In Cynocephalus volans isolate mCynVol1 chromosome 3, mCynVol1.pri, whole genome shotgun sequence, one DNA window encodes the following:
- the NAT14 gene encoding probable N-acetyltransferase 14 — MAPSHLSVREMREDEKPLVLEMLKAGVKDTENRVALHALTRPPALLLLAAASSGLRFVLASFALALLLPVFLAVAAVKLGLRARWGSLPPPSGLGGPWVAVRGSGDVCGVLALAPGTNAGDGARVTRLSVSRWHRRRGVGRRLLAFAESRARAWAGGMGEPRARLVVPVAVAAWGVAGMLEGCGYEAEGGWGCMGYMLVRDFSKDL; from the exons ATGGCCCCCAGCCACCTGTCAGTGCGGGAGATGAGGGAAGATGAAAAGCCCCTGGTGCTGGAGATGCTGAAG GCTGGTGTGAAGGATACAGAAAACCGCGTGGCCCTCCACGCCCTGACGCGGCCCCCCGCCCTGCTCCTCCTGGCTGCGGCCAGCAGCGGCCTGCGCTTCGTCCTGGCCTCCTTTGCCCTGGCCCTCCTCCTGCCAGTGTTCCTGGCAGTGGCGGCTGTGAAGTTGGGCCTGCGTGCCCGGTGGGGCTCACTGCCTCCACCGAGCGGCCTGGGGGGTCCCTGGGTGGCCGTGCGGGGCTCTGGCGATGTGTGTGGGGTCCTGGCCCTGGCCCCAGGCACCAACGCTGGGGATGGGGCCCGGGTCACCCGCCTCTCTGTCTCTCGTTGGCACCGTCGCCGGGGTGTGGGCAGGAGGCTGTTGGCCTTTGCTGAGTCGCGGGCTCGAGCATGGGCAGGGGGTATGGGGGAGCCCCGGGCCCGGCTGGTGGTCCCAGTGGCTGTGGCCGCTTGGGGGGTGGCAGGGATGCTGGAGGGCTGTGGTTACGAGGCCGAGGGGGGCTGGGGCTGCATGGGCTACATGCTGGTGAGGGACTTCAGCAAAGACCTGTGA